In Candidatus Contubernalis alkalaceticus, the following proteins share a genomic window:
- a CDS encoding plasmid pRiA4b ORF-3 family protein, whose translation MQICLTKKLQSELGVAVENGSEDNDFFCWSANLINVNRRKTVVVVNDSNRFGFVLQGLKAKDFKIFRELVTEGIKKCLRDEKIKEETIERYIQSTGEPVFTKTRGRSYVARLNKACEYVGYFGDLFDPDIPYQKRVSDKMNNDYITVREKKDYEHPHILLLNDFEKFAGDPVISCEAVDLMVKLNLNSNTAWRRIVTPVDITFNQLHEILQVAFDWNSSHLYNFRITDESGQCVVEVVSEYEDMDGSFQDCETLLDYDVSLRDYLGEQYKIVYLYDYGDSWEHEIKEQRVIAGHDNNYPVCIMGEGNAPPEDVGGVHGYEEFLKIIADPQHEEHKSTLAWARSQWHRDFDIDIVNRRLRNVLRQ comes from the coding sequence ATGCAAATATGTCTGACAAAAAAGCTGCAGAGTGAACTGGGAGTTGCTGTTGAAAACGGGTCTGAGGACAATGACTTTTTTTGCTGGAGTGCAAATCTGATTAACGTTAACAGAAGAAAGACTGTTGTTGTGGTAAATGACAGCAACAGGTTCGGTTTTGTGCTGCAGGGTTTAAAAGCAAAGGATTTTAAGATTTTCCGTGAGTTGGTGACTGAAGGGATTAAAAAGTGTCTGCGGGATGAAAAGATTAAGGAAGAAACCATTGAAAGATATATTCAGTCTACCGGGGAGCCGGTATTTACAAAGACCAGGGGCCGCAGTTATGTTGCACGGCTTAACAAGGCCTGTGAATATGTAGGATATTTTGGTGATCTGTTTGACCCAGATATTCCTTATCAAAAGAGGGTTTCAGATAAGATGAATAATGACTATATAACAGTGCGCGAAAAGAAAGACTATGAACATCCGCACATCCTCTTGCTTAATGATTTTGAGAAATTTGCAGGTGATCCGGTTATCAGTTGTGAGGCGGTTGATTTAATGGTTAAGCTTAATCTGAACAGCAATACGGCATGGCGAAGAATTGTTACCCCGGTGGATATTACTTTTAACCAACTGCATGAAATACTGCAGGTTGCTTTTGACTGGAACAGTTCTCACCTGTATAATTTTAGAATCACTGATGAGTCGGGGCAGTGTGTTGTCGAGGTAGTCAGCGAGTATGAGGATATGGATGGATCATTCCAGGATTGTGAGACGCTTTTGGATTATGATGTAAGCTTGAGAGACTATCTCGGGGAGCAGTATAAAATAGTTTATCTGTATGATTACGGTGACAGCTGGGAGCATGAAATAAAAGAACAGCGGGTTATTGCCGGCCATGACAATAATTATCCTGTCTGCATTATGGGTGAGGGCAATGCCCCTCCTGAAGATGTGGGTGGTGTGCATGGTTATGAGGAGTTTTTAAAGATTATAGCTGATCCGCAGCATGAAGAACATAAAAGCACCCTTGCATGGGCCAGAAGTCAGTGGCACAGGGATTTTGATATAGATATTGTAAACAGAAGGCTAAGAAATGTCCTGAGACAATAA
- a CDS encoding DEAD/DEAH box helicase family protein has protein sequence MQIRFYSDHLQSFHPKSYIFDYEDEAEVFVGSSNLSFSGLTSGVEWNYKLSKSEHLNDYRHFSEVFEELFNRCSNPVTDELLKEYSLKWKKPKLVKAEEQLGPILPKPEPRGAQIEALYYLKQARLEGVSRGLVAAATGVGKTHLAAFDTLQFKKILFIAHRGEIVSQAYDIFKELRPKSDLGYYTGEQKDKGADIYFSTVQTLSREENLELFHPNYFDYIVI, from the coding sequence ATCCAAATTCGTTTCTATAGTGATCACTTACAGTCCTTTCATCCAAAATCTTATATTTTTGATTATGAGGATGAGGCAGAAGTATTTGTGGGTTCATCAAATTTATCTTTCTCCGGGTTAACTTCGGGGGTAGAGTGGAACTACAAATTATCTAAAAGCGAGCACTTGAATGATTACCGGCATTTTTCCGAAGTATTTGAAGAATTGTTTAATAGATGCTCTAACCCTGTTACTGATGAACTTCTAAAGGAGTATTCTTTAAAATGGAAAAAGCCGAAACTTGTGAAGGCAGAAGAACAATTAGGCCCAATACTTCCAAAACCAGAACCGCGAGGAGCGCAGATTGAAGCACTGTATTACTTAAAACAGGCCCGTTTAGAAGGAGTAAGTAGGGGATTAGTGGCAGCTGCTACTGGAGTAGGGAAAACGCACCTGGCGGCCTTCGATACGCTGCAGTTCAAAAAAATATTATTTATTGCTCACCGGGGGGAAATAGTGAGCCAGGCTTATGATATTTTTAAAGAATTAAGGCCCAAATCCGACCTGGGTTATTATACCGGAGAACAGAAAGACAAGGGGGCAGACATTTATTTTAGCACAGTGCAGACACTTTCCCGTGAGGAAAACTTAGAGTTATTCCATCCAAATTATTTTGACTATATCGTAATTTGA
- a CDS encoding PIN domain-containing protein produces MKKEINKGWLDTNVILRYLIKDNEKMFQAVRRLFLKAEKGELFLYIHSITIAELVWTLESFYEYKKEEIVNVLTRFINAEGIEVSEKETVQNALILYLDANVDYIDAYLASHAASSDIPTIFTLDKKHFSRLTKDAVFPDS; encoded by the coding sequence ATGAAGAAAGAAATTAACAAAGGTTGGCTCGATACAAATGTTATATTACGATATTTGATTAAAGACAACGAAAAAATGTTTCAAGCAGTAAGGCGTCTTTTTTTAAAAGCTGAAAAAGGTGAGTTATTCTTATATATTCACTCTATTACCATTGCTGAACTTGTATGGACTTTAGAAAGTTTTTATGAATATAAAAAAGAGGAAATTGTAAATGTTCTTACAAGATTTATTAATGCAGAAGGCATCGAGGTTTCGGAAAAAGAAACAGTTCAAAATGCCCTGATTCTCTACCTGGATGCTAATGTAGATTATATAGACGCTTATCTAGCCTCCCATGCAGCATCTTCAGATATACCTACCATTTTTACTTTGGACAAGAAACATTTCAGCCGGCTTACGAAGGATGCGGTGTTTCCTGATTCATAG
- the istA gene encoding IS21 family transposase yields MSKVREILKFKRNMNLSIRDIASATGGSKSAVADVIKRAKATGLTIDELLPLEDKALVAKLYPPAPLSREKVEPNLEHIYQELKKPNVTLMLLWEEYKSKNPDGLMYTQYCQRYRDFKKSNQITMHKEHKAGEDMEVDWAGKTLTYKDTITKTIKKAFIFVSVLPASSYPFVRAYENMKLKNWIDAHIRAFEFYGGTPKILIPDNTKTAVLKVDRYDPVINRTYKEMAMHYNIAIIPARAGKPKDKGADEGMVKIVSQRILAALRNRQFFSLADINTAISEELEKLIMRPFQKIPGNRRDAR; encoded by the coding sequence ATGTCCAAAGTTCGTGAAATATTAAAATTTAAAAGAAACATGAATTTATCCATCCGTGATATTGCCTCGGCTACCGGCGGAAGCAAATCTGCCGTTGCTGATGTAATAAAACGGGCAAAGGCAACTGGTTTGACAATTGATGAGTTACTGCCCCTTGAGGACAAAGCCCTGGTGGCCAAACTATATCCACCGGCCCCTTTATCCCGGGAAAAGGTTGAACCTAATCTTGAACACATATACCAGGAGCTCAAAAAGCCTAACGTTACTCTCATGCTGCTCTGGGAAGAATACAAGTCAAAGAACCCTGATGGACTCATGTACACCCAGTATTGCCAGCGCTATAGGGACTTTAAGAAGTCTAACCAAATCACCATGCACAAAGAGCATAAAGCAGGCGAAGACATGGAGGTCGATTGGGCCGGCAAGACCTTGACATACAAAGATACCATAACTAAAACAATTAAGAAAGCCTTTATATTCGTCTCAGTGTTACCAGCCAGTTCCTATCCCTTTGTAAGAGCTTATGAAAACATGAAGCTAAAGAATTGGATCGACGCCCATATCCGTGCTTTTGAATTTTACGGAGGAACACCGAAAATTCTAATACCGGACAACACCAAAACGGCGGTTTTGAAAGTAGATCGTTACGACCCGGTTATCAACCGGACCTACAAAGAGATGGCCATGCACTACAATATCGCTATCATTCCTGCTCGTGCCGGAAAACCAAAGGATAAGGGAGCCGACGAAGGCATGGTAAAAATTGTTTCACAACGGATTCTGGCTGCCTTGAGAAACCGGCAATTTTTCAGTCTTGCAGACATAAACACTGCGATATCAGAAGAGCTTGAAAAGCTCATCATGCGACCATTTCAAAAGATCCCTGGGAACCGCCGGGATGCCCGGTGA
- a CDS encoding helix-turn-helix domain-containing protein, producing the protein MPCKVKIDYEHQPWVEGITKQMDLKNLVWYASYGSNVNKERFMRYIVNCKDKTPPKDERPLILEHPIYFSNRSSTWNNQGVAFLDVQKEGKAYGKMYLITKQQFMDIHKLEGSSKNWYNEVVELGNENEIPIFTFTHTPHKMKDVIPSMDYVDVIKKGIQETYPELSEEDIDLYLMERYLTADMIKLLRYLRGQEHGVKISKICEAFHNNRSLVIHLIYTLKKLGLIKQDGRTVRAGINRDSNDAVYYTVPDKRTFIAKLVN; encoded by the coding sequence ATGCCCTGTAAGGTAAAAATTGATTATGAGCATCAGCCGTGGGTTGAAGGCATAACAAAACAAATGGACCTTAAAAATCTTGTCTGGTATGCATCCTATGGGTCCAACGTTAACAAAGAGCGGTTCATGAGGTATATCGTAAACTGCAAAGATAAAACTCCGCCAAAAGATGAGAGGCCATTAATCCTGGAGCATCCAATATATTTCTCAAATCGTAGTTCCACCTGGAATAATCAAGGAGTAGCCTTTCTGGACGTACAAAAAGAAGGAAAAGCTTATGGAAAAATGTATTTGATTACGAAGCAGCAGTTCATGGATATTCATAAACTAGAAGGAAGTTCAAAGAACTGGTATAACGAAGTAGTGGAATTAGGTAATGAAAATGAGATACCAATTTTTACATTTACCCATACACCACACAAAATGAAAGATGTGATTCCAAGCATGGATTATGTTGATGTGATAAAAAAAGGCATTCAGGAAACTTATCCGGAATTAAGTGAAGAGGATATTGATTTATACTTGATGGAAAGATACCTGACTGCAGATATGATTAAGCTTTTAAGATACCTGAGGGGACAGGAACATGGAGTTAAAATATCTAAAATATGTGAGGCTTTTCATAACAATCGATCGCTGGTTATTCATTTAATTTATACCCTGAAGAAGTTGGGGTTAATTAAACAGGACGGCAGGACGGTCAGAGCAGGTATAAATCGGGATTCGAATGATGCAGTCTATTATACTGTGCCTGATAAGAGAACATTCATTGCTAAATTAGTAAATTAG
- a CDS encoding phospholipase D-like domain-containing protein, with translation MKGTLHQYSGRLHRLFKDKNEVQIYDYVDVHVRMLGKMYNKRLSGYASIGYKVKGDSVGAEAIDIIFDKSKFLPVFSNDIVNAAREILIVSPFITKRRTLQLLTYLRVALGKKVRIFVVTRPVEEYKGRDKDTLKNTLDLLENAGIRIITKPNIHQKFAVMDQRLLWYGSINLLSFGGAEESIMRLDSPSIVSELIRSIDGYE, from the coding sequence GTGAAAGGAACATTACATCAATATTCAGGCAGGCTGCACAGGCTGTTTAAAGACAAAAATGAAGTGCAGATATATGATTATGTGGATGTTCATGTAAGAATGCTGGGAAAAATGTACAATAAAAGGCTCTCCGGTTATGCATCTATTGGATATAAAGTAAAAGGTGATTCCGTGGGAGCAGAGGCGATAGATATTATTTTCGATAAAAGCAAATTTTTACCGGTTTTCAGTAATGATATCGTGAATGCCGCAAGAGAAATACTCATTGTAAGCCCCTTCATTACTAAGAGACGCACTTTACAGCTGCTTACATATCTGAGGGTTGCCTTAGGGAAAAAGGTAAGAATATTTGTTGTGACAAGGCCTGTTGAAGAGTATAAGGGTAGAGATAAAGACACCTTAAAGAACACTTTGGATTTACTGGAAAATGCCGGCATCAGAATAATAACTAAACCAAATATTCATCAAAAGTTTGCGGTAATGGACCAAAGACTTTTATGGTATGGAAGCATTAATCTATTGAGTTTTGGAGGCGCTGAAGAGAGCATAATGCGACTTGACAGCCCCAGCATCGTAAGTGAATTAATAAGAAGTATAGATGGTTACGAGTGA
- a CDS encoding transposase, producing the protein MRVYDKEFKEEAIKLSGEVGPTVAAEKLGIPVTTLYTWRSNANRYGNMAIVGSGHKRVDPKTAEIRALEKQLKELEATNDILKRALAFFAMSQKK; encoded by the coding sequence ATGCGAGTATATGATAAAGAATTTAAAGAAGAAGCCATTAAGCTGTCCGGTGAAGTAGGTCCGACAGTAGCTGCTGAAAAGCTGGGAATTCCAGTCACTACTCTTTACACATGGCGAAGCAATGCAAATCGTTATGGAAATATGGCTATTGTCGGCAGTGGTCATAAGCGTGTAGATCCAAAAACCGCTGAAATCAGAGCATTAGAAAAACAACTCAAGGAACTTGAAGCAACCAATGATATTTTGAAAAGAGCCCTGGCTTTTTTCGCAATGAGCCAAAAGAAGTAG
- a CDS encoding AbrB/MazE/SpoVT family DNA-binding domain-containing protein — protein sequence MIIGKSRITGKGQMQLPAKIRRIIGAEIGDELIFKQKNNGEIVVKLVKKQSLSELAGILPVKKKFAGIETEERRTREKVAEKAGKYNEERN from the coding sequence ATGATAATAGGTAAAAGTCGCATAACCGGAAAAGGACAGATGCAGCTACCTGCAAAAATTCGCAGAATAATTGGCGCTGAAATAGGAGATGAACTAATTTTCAAACAAAAGAATAATGGTGAAATTGTTGTGAAACTGGTAAAAAAACAAAGCTTATCAGAATTGGCAGGGATTTTACCGGTAAAGAAAAAATTTGCTGGAATTGAAACAGAGGAGAGAAGAACTAGAGAAAAAGTTGCAGAAAAGGCTGGTAAGTATAATGAAGAAAGAAATTAA
- a CDS encoding IS3 family transposase (programmed frameshift) has protein sequence MSNYSNRYSYEFKNDAIKLVKEDKRSIPSVAKDLGINPQTLRNWINEQRHREKPETARISELEAELKAEKRRNAELEEAVAILKKANSTFRDKRPEITYAFISKHSSEFPVANMCTVLEVTRSSYYDWENKEPSKRDLENQEILETAQESYNDSGGIYGLDKLLEDVREKFPKCGRNRLYRIQKENNLYSKRKRKFKATTDSNHQLPVAENLLNQDFTTDRPNAVWVTDISYLDTSEGWLYLATVKDIHTKDIVGWATADNMKTSLCKRALENAINRYMPIEGLIHHSDRGVQYCSKEYQKLLNEHGMICSMSRKGNCYDNACAETFFSTIKCEMLYHNKYQTHEEAHKDIFWYIEIFYNRKRRHQALGYMTPAGYRESFAEKLAA, from the exons ATGTCAAATTATTCAAATAGGTATAGTTATGAATTTAAGAATGATGCCATCAAACTTGTTAAAGAAGATAAACGGTCCATTCCAAGTGTTGCAAAGGACCTTGGAATCAATCCCCAGACATTGCGAAACTGGATTAACGAACAAAGGCACCGGGAGAAGCCTGAAACTGCAAGGATTTCAGAGCTTGAAGCGGAACTTAAGGCCGAAAAACGCAGAAATGCAGAGCTTGAGGAGGCAGTAGCAATATTAAAAAAAGCGA ACAGCACTTTTCGTGACAAAAGACCGGAAATAACTTACGCATTTATTAGTAAGCACAGCTCCGAATTTCCGGTTGCGAATATGTGCACAGTACTTGAAGTAACCCGGAGCAGTTATTATGACTGGGAAAATAAAGAACCTAGTAAACGAGATCTTGAAAATCAGGAAATACTTGAAACTGCCCAAGAAAGCTACAATGATAGCGGCGGCATATATGGACTGGATAAATTACTTGAAGATGTTCGAGAAAAATTCCCCAAATGTGGTCGAAACAGATTGTATAGAATCCAAAAAGAGAACAACCTGTATTCAAAACGTAAGAGAAAATTTAAAGCTACCACTGACTCAAACCACCAGCTGCCGGTAGCAGAAAACCTTTTAAACCAGGACTTCACAACCGACAGACCAAATGCCGTATGGGTAACAGATATCAGTTACTTGGACACCTCAGAGGGCTGGCTGTATTTAGCCACCGTTAAAGACATACATACAAAAGATATTGTAGGCTGGGCCACCGCAGATAATATGAAAACATCACTTTGCAAAAGAGCACTGGAAAATGCAATTAACCGGTACATGCCCATAGAGGGACTGATTCATCATTCAGATCGCGGGGTCCAATATTGCAGTAAAGAATACCAGAAACTACTAAATGAACACGGCATGATATGCAGCATGAGCCGTAAAGGGAACTGTTACGATAATGCCTGTGCCGAGACCTTTTTCAGCACCATCAAATGTGAAATGCTCTACCATAATAAATATCAGACCCACGAAGAAGCCCATAAAGACATATTCTGGTACATCGAGATCTTTTATAACCGCAAAAGGAGACACCAGGCCCTGGGCTACATGACGCCAGCAGGATATAGAGAATCTTTTGCAGAGAAATTAGCTGCTTAA
- a CDS encoding IS3 family transposase: protein MEKTQGKSKHSIKTMCEVLGVSENGFYKWLKRQSRPYKYDALLAKILQIRADNPDYGAYRIYLHLQLFQDYKGSYYLILALCKKHHLMLKKKRHSKGITKADLAAQASENLIQQDFTAESPNEKWLSDITEIPTADGKLYVAAVMDCFDGSIVGLKMANHMRAELCVEAFTAGVKKHQAYGMIFHSDRGSQYTSTLFRQTLARYGAIQSMSNTGKCFDNARMESFFATLKKESIYKFKTETMKMETVKSIIFRFIEIYYNRKRIYTTNGGYPPLVKRSLYYQENLSQAG, encoded by the coding sequence CTGGAAAAAACCCAAGGAAAATCTAAGCACAGCATAAAGACCATGTGCGAGGTATTAGGGGTTAGTGAAAACGGATTTTATAAGTGGTTAAAAAGACAGTCCAGGCCCTACAAATATGATGCTCTTTTGGCAAAGATTCTTCAAATTCGTGCAGACAACCCGGACTATGGAGCGTATAGGATATATCTGCATTTACAACTTTTTCAGGACTATAAGGGCAGTTATTATCTAATCCTCGCGCTCTGTAAAAAACACCATCTAATGCTGAAGAAAAAACGTCACAGCAAGGGGATAACCAAGGCTGATCTTGCTGCACAAGCTAGTGAAAACCTGATCCAGCAAGACTTTACAGCTGAATCACCTAATGAAAAATGGCTGAGTGACATTACAGAAATTCCAACGGCTGACGGTAAGCTTTATGTAGCCGCCGTAATGGACTGTTTTGATGGAAGCATTGTCGGACTAAAAATGGCTAATCACATGCGCGCTGAGCTTTGCGTCGAAGCTTTTACAGCCGGTGTCAAAAAACATCAGGCATATGGTATGATTTTCCATTCAGACAGGGGGAGTCAATACACTAGCACACTTTTCCGTCAAACCCTTGCCCGATATGGAGCAATACAAAGCATGAGCAACACAGGTAAATGCTTTGACAACGCACGGATGGAGTCTTTTTTTGCCACACTGAAAAAAGAAAGCATCTACAAATTTAAAACTGAAACCATGAAAATGGAAACCGTCAAAAGCATCATATTTAGATTTATTGAAATCTACTACAACCGAAAAAGAATTTACACTACAAATGGAGGCTACCCACCCTTGGTCAAGCGTTCGCTCTATTATCAGGAAAACTTATCCCAGGCAGGGTAA
- a CDS encoding TOTE conflict system archaeo-eukaryotic primase domain-containing protein — protein MKFEELLEKYQTLLAENSNLKNEIKRLKAQLSEAELKFIPDSICENKLPSGFYDADDIEKPSDSSINSFSDPMKKIMLYMSLFKGRNDVYAKMVKNKKGKPGYYPVCLNKWKPGLCGKPEIKCANCTQKNYAVLDENVIKKHLVGDIVVGIYPMLLDETCYFLAIDFDGDGWQKYISVLRGVCLKFNIPIAVERSRSGNGAHVWLFFEKPILARQARKFGAAIITYSMNKRHEINFKSYDRFFPNQDIMPKGGLGNLIALPLQKTARKENNSVFIDEHFGPYNDQWKFLAEIKKITGEEVEKHTSSLCHGNELGVLKKDDEDSQKPWETRKVKLVKNDFPMELEIVKANNLFIDKFGISQRALNHLKRLAAFNNPEFYKAQALRLSTFDKPRVISCSDENEEYLYLPRGCEADLKEIIKELEINVQWIDKTNLGRNIDVQFMLSQWKDSLEEFLNINEILPETNQKKKKGERNITSIFRQAAQAV, from the coding sequence ATGAAGTTTGAAGAATTGCTTGAAAAATATCAGACATTACTGGCTGAAAATAGCAATCTAAAAAATGAAATAAAAAGATTGAAAGCTCAACTGAGTGAAGCAGAACTGAAATTTATACCCGATAGTATTTGTGAGAATAAATTACCATCAGGATTTTATGACGCGGATGATATAGAAAAACCTTCGGATTCAAGCATAAACAGTTTTTCAGACCCAATGAAAAAAATAATGCTGTATATGTCTCTCTTTAAGGGCCGAAATGATGTTTACGCAAAAATGGTGAAGAACAAAAAGGGAAAGCCTGGGTATTATCCTGTATGCCTAAATAAGTGGAAGCCTGGATTATGTGGTAAACCAGAGATAAAATGTGCTAATTGTACTCAAAAGAATTATGCTGTGTTAGATGAAAATGTTATTAAAAAACATTTGGTAGGTGACATAGTTGTAGGAATATACCCTATGCTTCTTGATGAAACATGTTACTTTTTAGCCATCGATTTTGATGGTGATGGATGGCAAAAGTACATTTCAGTCCTGAGAGGAGTATGCCTAAAATTTAATATCCCTATTGCAGTTGAGCGTTCACGTTCTGGTAATGGAGCTCATGTTTGGCTTTTTTTTGAAAAGCCTATTTTAGCGAGACAGGCTAGAAAATTTGGTGCCGCTATAATTACTTACTCCATGAATAAAAGGCACGAAATTAATTTTAAGTCCTATGATAGGTTTTTCCCCAATCAAGATATAATGCCGAAGGGTGGCTTAGGAAATTTAATTGCTTTACCGCTTCAAAAGACGGCCAGAAAGGAAAATAACAGTGTTTTCATTGATGAACATTTTGGACCATATAATGACCAGTGGAAGTTTTTAGCGGAAATTAAAAAAATTACTGGAGAAGAAGTAGAGAAGCATACATCAAGTCTATGTCATGGGAATGAATTGGGAGTATTGAAAAAAGATGATGAAGATTCTCAGAAGCCGTGGGAAACAAGAAAAGTAAAGCTGGTAAAAAATGATTTTCCCATGGAATTGGAGATAGTAAAGGCTAATAATCTTTTTATCGATAAGTTTGGCATTTCACAGAGAGCATTAAACCATCTAAAACGTTTAGCTGCTTTTAATAATCCTGAGTTTTATAAAGCCCAGGCTTTGCGATTGTCAACTTTTGACAAACCCAGAGTTATTTCTTGTTCTGATGAAAATGAAGAATATCTATATCTGCCAAGAGGATGCGAAGCTGATTTAAAAGAAATAATTAAAGAATTGGAAATAAATGTCCAATGGATAGACAAAACCAATTTAGGTAGAAATATTGATGTTCAATTTATGCTTTCACAATGGAAAGACAGTTTAGAAGAGTTTTTAAATATAAATGAAATTTTACCGGAAACAAATCAGAAGAAAAAAAAGGGTGAAAGGAACATTACATCAATATTCAGGCAGGCTGCACAGGCTGTTTAA